One window from the genome of Trabulsiella odontotermitis encodes:
- a CDS encoding ArdC family protein produces the protein MNKSIRGRKAAPAQKADLYQQVTDKIIAALGKGVPPWRRPWRSAQNVHGSALPVNATTGRHYSGVNIPLLWMSAEERGFPSDRWLTYQQAKAVGGQVRKGETSSMAIIYKPFEKQATDGNDNKLFDKDGNPVMESLAMLKPLQLFNVAQCDGLPDAVAGMPPTEAEEERHSILSEQQQGQVLSVLNATGVVCTSYRQNRAYYQPSTDRIVMPTTSQFNSEADYWSTLLHELVHATGHSRRLSREGITSSSRKFGDPVYAFEELIAETGSAFLCAELGIYGDVQHESYLASWLKVLRDDKKAFFRACRFAREASEFLLQPLNRQPEQNKAA, from the coding sequence ATGAACAAATCCATTCGCGGCCGTAAGGCCGCGCCGGCTCAGAAAGCCGATCTTTACCAGCAGGTCACCGACAAAATCATTGCTGCCCTGGGAAAAGGGGTTCCACCGTGGCGCCGGCCGTGGCGTTCTGCACAGAACGTACATGGCAGCGCGTTACCGGTGAATGCCACAACCGGCCGCCATTACAGCGGAGTGAATATACCCTTGCTGTGGATGTCTGCTGAAGAGCGGGGATTTCCATCCGATCGATGGCTGACATACCAGCAGGCGAAAGCCGTGGGTGGTCAGGTGCGCAAGGGTGAAACCAGCTCGATGGCCATTATCTACAAACCGTTTGAGAAACAGGCGACGGATGGCAACGATAACAAGCTGTTCGATAAAGACGGTAATCCCGTCATGGAGTCGCTTGCGATGCTGAAGCCGCTGCAACTTTTCAATGTCGCCCAGTGTGATGGACTGCCGGATGCTGTTGCCGGCATGCCGCCAACAGAGGCAGAAGAGGAGCGGCATTCCATACTCAGTGAACAACAACAGGGGCAGGTACTGTCAGTACTGAATGCAACCGGTGTGGTTTGCACATCGTACCGACAAAACCGGGCGTATTATCAGCCATCAACCGATCGAATTGTGATGCCTACGACTTCGCAGTTTAATTCTGAAGCTGATTACTGGTCCACGCTACTGCATGAACTGGTTCATGCAACCGGCCACAGCCGCCGCCTTAGCCGTGAAGGGATAACATCTTCTTCGCGAAAATTCGGTGATCCGGTTTACGCCTTTGAGGAGCTTATTGCCGAAACCGGCAGTGCTTTTCTTTGTGCAGAGCTGGGTATTTACGGTGATGTTCAACATGAAAGCTATCTGGCCAGTTGGCTGAAGGTACTTCGTGACGATAAAAAAGCCTTTTTCCGCGCCTGCCGGTTTGCCCGGGAAGCGTCGGAATTTTTACTGCAGCCACTGAACCGACAACCGGAACAGAACAAGGCTGCTTAA
- a CDS encoding TA system toxin CbtA family protein encodes MKYKTAPPGGAASSCMSPVKTWQILLAYLLERHYGLTLTDTPFHYDRVINEHIDAGIKLVDALNFLVERYGLIRIDRRGFSWLKQSPFLTTLEVLNARCATGLKVVYIKPDIMEGRV; translated from the coding sequence ATGAAATACAAAACTGCACCTCCTGGGGGGGCGGCTTCCTCATGTATGTCACCTGTGAAGACGTGGCAGATCTTACTTGCCTATCTCCTGGAAAGGCATTACGGACTGACCCTGACTGATACTCCATTTCACTATGACCGCGTGATTAATGAACACATAGACGCCGGGATAAAGCTGGTGGATGCATTGAATTTTCTTGTGGAACGCTATGGTCTAATACGCATCGACAGGCGTGGTTTCTCATGGCTGAAACAATCGCCGTTTTTAACCACGCTGGAAGTATTGAATGCAAGGTGCGCTACCGGGTTAAAAGTGGTTTACATAAAACCCGATATAATGGAGGGAAGGGTATGA
- a CDS encoding integrase domain-containing protein translates to MAKLNKNLKTLARQAGGSFKTVSDRMKIADRFAERLLKLNVQIRDIKNIKTGHIELYMKSRLSEDISRRTLQNEMAAIRALLRVAGKTFMANPSHDKLSNQALGISETSRDGTKVAIPDAYFRQVLTSVEQKDDGVACAMRLSRLLGLRTEETVQSAKSLRTWKKALLNGDEKIRVVFGTKGGRPRDTTVLDRESTLAAINASLKHLNENNGKLIDKPSLHTAIERYRNVVRESGLTGKYAPHSLRYAYSVDVMNYHMKRGFTKEEAQALASMDLGHGDGRGQYVARVYNKVEGNE, encoded by the coding sequence ATGGCAAAACTGAATAAAAATCTTAAAACGCTTGCCAGGCAGGCAGGGGGAAGTTTTAAAACCGTTTCTGACCGAATGAAAATTGCGGACAGGTTTGCCGAACGTTTATTAAAACTTAATGTTCAAATCAGAGATATTAAAAATATCAAGACGGGGCATATCGAGTTGTATATGAAGAGCCGCCTTTCTGAAGATATTTCCAGACGCACACTTCAGAACGAAATGGCAGCTATCCGGGCTTTGTTACGTGTTGCGGGGAAAACATTCATGGCAAATCCTTCTCATGATAAACTGAGCAATCAGGCTCTGGGTATTTCGGAAACGAGCCGGGATGGAACTAAGGTTGCTATTCCCGATGCTTATTTTCGGCAGGTATTGACGAGTGTAGAGCAAAAGGATGATGGCGTTGCATGTGCAATGAGATTATCCAGATTACTCGGGTTAAGAACAGAAGAAACAGTACAGTCTGCTAAATCGTTGCGTACCTGGAAAAAAGCTTTACTCAATGGTGACGAAAAAATACGTGTTGTATTTGGGACAAAAGGAGGACGACCAAGAGATACAACGGTATTAGATCGTGAATCAACTCTGGCTGCAATCAATGCGTCCCTTAAACACTTGAATGAAAATAATGGAAAGTTGATTGATAAGCCATCATTACATACGGCTATTGAACGTTATCGCAATGTTGTCCGTGAGTCCGGATTAACAGGAAAATATGCGCCTCATAGTTTACGCTATGCCTACTCTGTTGATGTCATGAATTATCATATGAAAAGAGGTTTCACTAAAGAAGAGGCACAGGCTCTGGCATCAATGGATTTGGGACATGGCGATGGCAGGGGACAATACGTGGCTCGTGTTTATAATAAGGTAGAGGGTAATGAGTAA
- a CDS encoding antirestriction protein — translation MNKTGHALPVDNACREPAEIYASVVPESKRLDFWRQHFGNVPQWLFLELNILSWFSRLCREYNGGYWHFYTLSNGGVFMAPDSQETYDLYCKSNGNHATLGGEAAGIAACLMMYSHMSFITASNEMAEHYYRLRDYAFSHPESQGILTLID, via the coding sequence ATGAACAAAACCGGTCATGCACTTCCGGTGGATAATGCCTGCAGGGAACCCGCTGAAATTTATGCGTCCGTTGTACCTGAATCAAAGCGCCTGGATTTCTGGCGGCAACACTTCGGGAACGTACCGCAATGGTTATTTCTGGAACTGAATATCCTGAGCTGGTTCAGCCGCCTGTGCCGGGAATACAACGGCGGCTACTGGCATTTTTACACCCTCAGTAACGGCGGTGTGTTTATGGCACCGGACAGCCAGGAGACTTATGACCTGTACTGTAAGTCAAATGGTAACCACGCCACGCTGGGTGGCGAAGCGGCAGGTATCGCTGCCTGCCTGATGATGTACAGTCATATGTCTTTTATCACCGCCAGCAACGAGATGGCGGAGCACTATTATCGCCTTCGCGACTACGCATTCTCCCATCCTGAATCTCAGGGCATCCTGACCCTTATCGACTGA
- the radC gene encoding RadC family protein: MSELSMMTPAGMPSASLRIIERAIRLLDRHLRVSGQPLTSNHAVRDMLRLQMAGLEREVFMVFYLDNQNRLLESETVFLGTINQTEVHAREIVKGALRHNAAAVILAHNHPSGCIDPSHADTAITQRLIQALGLIEVRVLDHLIVGRSDILSFAEQGLI; this comes from the coding sequence ATGTCTGAATTATCAATGATGACCCCGGCGGGGATGCCATCCGCTTCACTGCGCATCATAGAACGTGCAATACGATTACTTGACCGGCACCTCCGGGTGTCTGGTCAGCCGCTGACCTCCAACCATGCCGTCCGGGATATGCTGCGTCTGCAGATGGCCGGGCTTGAGCGCGAGGTCTTTATGGTGTTTTACCTCGACAACCAGAACCGCCTTCTGGAAAGCGAGACCGTTTTTCTCGGCACCATCAACCAGACCGAAGTCCATGCACGCGAAATCGTCAAAGGGGCACTGCGCCACAACGCCGCAGCCGTCATTCTGGCCCATAACCATCCGTCAGGCTGCATCGACCCCAGTCATGCCGACACGGCCATCACACAACGACTCATACAGGCTCTCGGGCTCATTGAGGTCCGTGTGCTGGACCATCTCATTGTTGGGCGCAGTGACATCCTGTCCTTCGCAGAGCAAGGCCTGATATGA
- a CDS encoding tyrosine-type recombinase/integrase yields the protein MNNAFEQVLDDYFFSKSLRPATEWSYRKVVRSFISFSGEGISPEQVDKTLVLTWRRKIIHEEGLSRTTWNNKVTHMRAIFNHAIVNGLVTMRENPFNGVITRPDVKRKKTLTDVQMNKIYLHMQAREEDERTGMMELRKSALRPAWFWLTVLDALRRTGMRQNQLLHIRLEDVNFEHRWINLRPEGSKNHKEHRVPITENLRPRLERLYNLSLERGAKMQDQLFNLSRFDGRKNEISSNMDYPPLRAFFRRLSRECGFTVSPHRFRHTIATNLMRLPDRNLKMAQDLLGHSTPAVTLEYVESDLDKVRDMLEELDAA from the coding sequence ATGAACAATGCATTTGAACAAGTGCTGGATGATTATTTTTTCAGTAAATCTTTGCGCCCGGCTACGGAGTGGAGCTACAGGAAGGTAGTCAGATCATTCATTTCCTTTAGCGGTGAAGGTATTTCACCTGAGCAGGTTGATAAAACGCTGGTTTTAACGTGGCGCCGAAAAATTATCCATGAGGAAGGACTGAGCAGAACGACCTGGAATAATAAAGTGACTCATATGCGCGCTATATTTAATCACGCCATCGTTAATGGGCTTGTAACGATGAGGGAAAATCCTTTCAACGGGGTAATTACCCGACCCGATGTCAAACGCAAAAAAACACTGACTGATGTGCAGATGAATAAAATTTATCTGCACATGCAGGCGAGGGAAGAGGATGAACGGACTGGTATGATGGAGTTAAGAAAAAGCGCCTTACGGCCAGCATGGTTCTGGTTAACGGTACTGGATGCATTGCGGAGAACAGGGATGCGCCAGAACCAGCTGCTGCACATTCGCCTGGAGGATGTAAATTTTGAGCACCGATGGATTAATCTCCGGCCTGAGGGTTCCAAGAACCATAAGGAACACCGGGTTCCGATTACTGAAAACCTACGACCCAGACTTGAAAGGCTCTATAACCTTTCCCTTGAGCGTGGCGCGAAGATGCAGGATCAGTTGTTTAATCTTTCTCGCTTTGATGGCCGGAAGAATGAAATCAGCAGCAACATGGATTATCCGCCGTTGCGCGCGTTTTTCAGACGACTTTCACGAGAATGCGGTTTTACAGTCAGCCCGCACAGATTCCGACACACCATCGCGACTAACCTGATGCGTTTGCCGGATCGTAATCTGAAGATGGCACAGGACCTGCTGGGTCATTCAACGCCGGCGGTCACGCTGGAGTATGTTGAAAGTGACCTGGATAAGGTCCGGGACATGCTGGAGGAGCTGGATGCGGCATAA
- a CDS encoding TraI domain-containing protein: MRGLKWLTGLGLAVGTEHSVRPSVQPAQAGGFRNVLSGQLLLGTAERQKFVRMLRENCPLSQSAFDEFWLKPLEQMAARVQEVPAAWAGPFATPGGFTDLSLSVAASAVRLVRGMMLPPGATPEEQAEQGPAWICAVFWAGLFHHLDWLSQIEGSLANGKAWCPGMEIPGANWRVRPRQGRTASMNGMYIASKLIPDAAAIWLQRWPAISGALFLYLSGQKAQSGILNSIISDALASVANKSGTVSGTASPSESDKVITTGEEGEEESRTNNIPNLIDDDMHQTSSHKNITPVPEPINNASIGYDTNQTGDYAAKDVTGQVTLLSAFDNHDTQSSDERTGDDTVPDESVSTAELLSVLDQMSGSGAPVVEAKVETTSSEEFSLVGMESGTPGEKFLDWLKSSIHDGTVSVNEGESFAHILAQFVFIVSPECFFKYLSLNTNESLDKSALQKSFEALNVHYSRNGKGLWHYHKYDTPDKSGRYTKMSGYMLSADIIYRKGTCPPDSVWLARRN, from the coding sequence ATGCGTGGACTGAAATGGTTAACAGGCCTTGGGCTGGCAGTCGGAACGGAACACTCAGTAAGGCCATCCGTGCAGCCGGCGCAAGCGGGAGGGTTCCGGAACGTACTGTCCGGTCAGTTGTTACTGGGAACTGCGGAGCGACAGAAGTTCGTCCGGATGTTGCGGGAAAATTGCCCACTGTCACAGTCTGCCTTTGACGAATTCTGGCTAAAACCCTTAGAGCAAATGGCCGCTCGCGTTCAGGAAGTACCGGCAGCCTGGGCGGGGCCGTTCGCCACTCCAGGGGGCTTTACTGACCTCAGTTTATCCGTGGCCGCAAGTGCCGTGAGGCTGGTACGCGGTATGATGTTACCTCCGGGAGCGACGCCTGAGGAGCAGGCAGAGCAGGGGCCAGCCTGGATATGCGCAGTGTTCTGGGCTGGGCTTTTTCATCATCTTGACTGGTTGTCGCAGATTGAAGGGAGCCTGGCGAACGGAAAAGCCTGGTGTCCGGGGATGGAAATACCCGGTGCAAACTGGCGGGTGCGTCCCCGGCAGGGGAGAACGGCTTCAATGAACGGAATGTACATTGCCAGTAAACTCATCCCGGATGCTGCGGCTATCTGGCTTCAACGCTGGCCGGCGATTTCAGGTGCGCTATTTTTGTACCTCAGCGGACAAAAAGCTCAGTCTGGAATTCTCAACAGCATCATCAGCGATGCGCTTGCCAGCGTTGCCAATAAATCAGGAACCGTTTCTGGTACAGCAAGCCCCTCTGAAAGCGATAAGGTGATCACCACAGGGGAGGAAGGGGAGGAAGAATCCAGAACAAACAATATCCCAAATTTAATAGACGACGATATGCATCAAACGTCCAGTCACAAAAATATAACACCGGTTCCAGAGCCAATTAACAATGCATCAATAGGTTACGATACTAACCAGACAGGTGATTATGCTGCCAAGGATGTTACCGGTCAGGTTACGTTGCTTTCGGCATTTGATAATCATGATACGCAGTCATCCGATGAACGAACAGGTGATGACACTGTCCCGGATGAGTCGGTATCAACCGCAGAACTTCTTAGCGTGCTTGACCAGATGTCGGGCTCTGGTGCACCTGTTGTTGAAGCGAAGGTTGAAACTACTTCTTCTGAAGAGTTTTCGCTAGTCGGGATGGAATCTGGCACTCCAGGAGAAAAGTTTCTGGACTGGCTGAAATCCTCAATCCATGACGGTACGGTTAGTGTCAATGAGGGCGAGAGTTTTGCACATATTCTTGCTCAGTTTGTATTCATTGTTTCACCTGAGTGTTTTTTTAAATATTTATCGCTGAATACAAACGAGTCACTGGATAAATCAGCGTTACAAAAAAGCTTTGAAGCTCTGAACGTTCATTATTCACGAAATGGTAAAGGCCTCTGGCATTACCATAAATACGATACGCCGGACAAAAGCGGTCGTTACACCAAAATGTCAGGATACATGCTGAGCGCTGACATTATTTACAGAAAAGGAACCTGTCCACCGGACAGCGTATGGCTTGCACGAAGAAATTAA
- a CDS encoding helix-turn-helix transcriptional regulator, which yields MISENTSLLNDQMVDMKFITAFTGLTDKWFYRLISEGDFPKPIKMGRASRWLRSEVEKWMQQRISDSRCNE from the coding sequence ATGATATCTGAAAATACATCCCTGCTTAATGACCAGATGGTTGATATGAAATTCATTACTGCCTTTACCGGTCTGACCGATAAATGGTTTTACCGACTGATAAGCGAAGGTGATTTTCCAAAGCCAATAAAAATGGGGAGAGCCTCCCGATGGCTTAGAAGTGAGGTAGAAAAATGGATGCAACAACGGATAAGTGATTCACGATGCAATGAATAA
- a CDS encoding inovirus Gp2 family protein: MYTHNTINRKYLTTMHRVIDNAIAEHPRTMLVMVILRIPYSRFDDVPHPFKYSQRDKLLSRFIDSLKAKLRAHGKRIRRSGKRCHQTSLRYFWVRETGPENQHEHYHMGLLVNKDTFCSLGSFHSERNNLGSYIEEAWLSGLGLSIDDVADMGEYETLVHFPEHPLYYLDCNSAGYGDVWRDMSERLEYYAKDYSKDYSRQIRSIGCSQC; encoded by the coding sequence ATGTATACACATAACACCATAAACAGAAAATACCTGACAACCATGCATCGTGTTATCGATAACGCCATAGCAGAGCATCCCAGAACAATGCTGGTGATGGTGATCCTGCGAATACCATATTCCCGATTCGATGACGTACCCCATCCATTCAAATATAGCCAGCGGGATAAATTACTGTCCCGGTTTATTGATTCCTTAAAAGCCAAACTACGAGCACATGGGAAACGAATCAGACGATCAGGGAAACGTTGCCATCAAACAAGTTTGCGATATTTCTGGGTGCGAGAAACAGGCCCTGAAAATCAGCATGAGCATTACCATATGGGATTATTGGTAAACAAAGATACCTTTTGTTCATTAGGTTCATTTCATTCTGAACGAAATAATCTGGGGAGTTATATCGAAGAAGCGTGGCTAAGCGGTTTAGGGTTATCTATAGATGATGTTGCAGATATGGGTGAGTACGAAACGCTGGTGCATTTTCCAGAACATCCACTGTATTACCTGGACTGCAATTCAGCAGGATACGGTGACGTTTGGCGGGATATGTCGGAGAGGCTTGAATATTACGCTAAAGACTATTCGAAAGACTACAGCAGGCAGATACGTTCAATTGGATGCAGCCAGTGCTAG
- a CDS encoding conjugal transfer protein TraF has product MITRCVSLALLVSAVPSVNAATNWMEARGDAMGGTGVASAHYGTAALSNPALLTTSGPTDDFSLVLPSMGAQVSDPDKTVDKADDVKDLWDRFDSAVANQSGVSESAAALKSKLQDLKNTHANGQVGASVIATVPNQTLPFAVVVKSWGTVSVDGKVSDHDLEYLDKVADGTIPPSAVDTDSLTSRAYGRAAVITDVGVAMAHEFETAGHAWSFGITPKYQRVDLFNYNVSVSNFDKNDIDSSEYRNTKTGFNADVGLSTNLNDNWTLGLAVQNIIPRSIDTKEVNGEKGTFKIKPQATAGASWHNSFITTALDVDLTEASGFTSDNKRQFASLGAEINAWNWMQVRAGYRQNMASGEGNAFTAGLGFSPFDVVHLDITGIAGTDRTYGAVAQLQFTF; this is encoded by the coding sequence ATGATTACACGCTGCGTTTCCCTTGCTCTTCTGGTTTCCGCAGTGCCATCGGTTAATGCTGCGACGAACTGGATGGAGGCACGCGGTGATGCTATGGGTGGCACCGGCGTGGCATCCGCGCACTACGGTACAGCTGCTCTGTCTAACCCTGCTCTGTTAACTACGTCCGGACCAACCGATGATTTCAGCCTGGTGCTGCCATCGATGGGCGCCCAGGTCTCTGACCCGGATAAAACCGTGGATAAAGCGGATGATGTTAAGGACCTCTGGGATCGTTTCGACAGCGCCGTCGCTAATCAGTCCGGTGTCAGCGAAAGCGCCGCGGCACTCAAGAGTAAGCTTCAGGATTTGAAAAACACACATGCGAACGGCCAGGTCGGGGCTTCAGTTATTGCAACTGTGCCGAACCAGACACTACCGTTCGCCGTTGTGGTGAAATCATGGGGTACTGTCTCTGTCGATGGTAAGGTCAGCGATCACGACCTGGAATACCTCGACAAGGTCGCCGATGGCACAATCCCCCCTTCTGCAGTGGATACTGACTCACTTACGTCAAGAGCCTACGGTCGTGCGGCTGTGATCACCGATGTCGGCGTGGCCATGGCGCATGAGTTCGAAACTGCAGGACATGCCTGGTCCTTTGGTATCACACCAAAATACCAGCGCGTTGACCTGTTTAACTACAACGTTTCCGTCAGTAATTTTGACAAAAACGACATTGACTCCAGCGAGTACCGCAATACCAAAACCGGTTTTAACGCCGACGTCGGTCTGTCCACAAACCTGAACGATAACTGGACTCTCGGTCTGGCCGTACAAAATATCATCCCCCGCTCAATCGATACCAAAGAAGTAAATGGTGAAAAGGGAACGTTCAAGATTAAACCGCAGGCCACTGCCGGCGCCTCATGGCACAACAGCTTCATCACAACCGCGCTCGATGTCGACCTGACTGAAGCGAGTGGTTTCACCAGTGATAATAAGCGTCAGTTTGCAAGTCTGGGTGCCGAGATTAATGCCTGGAACTGGATGCAGGTGCGTGCGGGTTACCGCCAGAACATGGCTTCCGGAGAAGGCAATGCTTTCACTGCCGGCCTGGGGTTCTCTCCGTTTGATGTGGTTCACCTGGATATCACGGGCATCGCAGGCACTGATCGTACCTACGGGGCGGTTGCACAACTTCAATTCACTTTCTGA
- a CDS encoding DUF1281 domain-containing protein — protein sequence MFSWCKNRLEITAKSVCIDVMQSWIAGTETPRYRHAIRQAIKLFLAGCAGILKPTKATEFTAYPMLTAAGTGASTSANQAFQHFLELMEKDAWLDSATIARMEKIWVQSGLETLKWESIPVSSRQIMSQLMAVHYADWFGVASFGEQFDPQERWEWLSIMPAASCPCDMLMIMPSRLATELNGNSGLFRGLNTTADLYTQLYGVEFPAGHKANWSRESLGTILLTFDTPWYPPSGEVMGEMSELFDCEIRHYWKSVDEGFSGYNCFDRGDHVDSGPWPEEMQQLSNGETARMYLVSTETTAVTPYAAPAAQYGSIRA from the coding sequence ATGTTTTCATGGTGCAAAAACCGTCTGGAAATCACTGCGAAATCTGTTTGTATTGACGTGATGCAGTCCTGGATTGCCGGCACTGAAACTCCGCGTTATCGACATGCCATACGGCAGGCCATAAAGCTGTTTCTTGCTGGATGTGCCGGGATACTTAAGCCAACAAAAGCGACAGAGTTTACTGCTTATCCGATGCTTACGGCCGCCGGTACGGGGGCTTCTACTTCGGCAAACCAGGCGTTCCAGCATTTCCTGGAATTAATGGAAAAGGATGCGTGGCTCGACAGCGCTACTATTGCACGTATGGAGAAGATCTGGGTTCAGTCCGGCCTGGAAACACTTAAATGGGAGAGTATTCCAGTTTCATCGCGCCAGATAATGTCCCAGTTGATGGCTGTTCACTATGCTGACTGGTTTGGTGTTGCCAGCTTCGGGGAACAGTTCGATCCGCAGGAGCGTTGGGAATGGCTCAGTATAATGCCGGCCGCGAGTTGTCCCTGCGATATGCTGATGATAATGCCGTCACGTCTTGCAACTGAGTTGAACGGTAACAGTGGTTTGTTCCGGGGGCTTAACACAACTGCAGATCTTTACACGCAGCTGTATGGTGTGGAGTTCCCGGCTGGTCATAAAGCCAACTGGAGCCGTGAATCACTGGGCACGATATTACTGACGTTCGATACCCCCTGGTACCCGCCATCTGGAGAGGTTATGGGTGAGATGTCAGAGCTGTTTGACTGTGAGATCCGTCATTACTGGAAATCAGTGGATGAAGGTTTTTCCGGATATAACTGTTTTGACCGCGGTGATCACGTTGACAGTGGCCCCTGGCCGGAAGAAATGCAGCAACTGAGCAACGGTGAAACAGCAAGAATGTACCTTGTCTCTACGGAAACCACAGCGGTAACGCCATATGCGGCGCCAGCGGCACAATACGGGAGCATTCGGGCCTGA
- a CDS encoding type IV toxin-antitoxin system YeeU family antitoxin, with translation MTSSISPQWGLRHDITPCFGARLVQERNRLHYLGDHAGLYGKFAPEQLRALDRSFPVFIDLMEAALRCGELEPHNSRGIRFERERLVCEADTRGSCGYVYVTIYPAPASA, from the coding sequence ATGACATCATCCATTTCCCCGCAATGGGGGCTGAGGCATGACATCACACCCTGCTTTGGTGCCCGCCTGGTGCAGGAGAGGAATCGGCTGCATTACCTGGGCGACCATGCCGGTCTTTACGGGAAATTCGCTCCAGAGCAGTTGCGGGCGCTTGATCGCAGTTTTCCTGTATTTATCGATCTCATGGAGGCTGCTTTGCGATGCGGTGAGCTGGAACCTCATAATTCGCGCGGTATCAGGTTTGAAAGAGAAAGGTTGGTTTGTGAAGCCGATACACGAGGAAGTTGCGGCTATGTCTACGTCACCATTTATCCGGCTCCAGCGTCAGCTTAA
- a CDS encoding DUF932 domain-containing protein, which produces MKLASRFGAVNLVRRDRPLTRDELAHYVPSVFSEEKHESRSERYTCIPTIILLDNLQREGFQPFFACQTRVRNPDKREHTKHMLRLRREGQITGKQVPEIILLNSHDGSSSYQMLPGLFRAVCQNGLICGESFGEVRVSHKGDVVGKVIEGAYEVLGVFDRVEEKRDAMQSLLLPPPARQALAKAAISYRFGEEHQPVTEAQILSPRRWQDESHDLWTTYQRIQENLIKGGLYGRNTQGKPMHTRAVKGIDSDVKLNRSLWVMAENMLSLCS; this is translated from the coding sequence ATGAAATTAGCCAGCCGCTTTGGTGCGGTGAACCTTGTTCGCCGTGACCGTCCCTTAACCCGTGATGAACTGGCTCACTATGTTCCCAGCGTGTTCAGTGAGGAAAAGCACGAATCGCGCAGCGAGCGCTATACCTGCATCCCGACCATCATCCTGCTGGATAACCTGCAGCGCGAAGGTTTTCAGCCGTTCTTTGCCTGCCAAACCCGTGTGCGTAACCCCGACAAGCGGGAACACACCAAACATATGCTCCGTCTGCGCCGCGAAGGGCAGATTACCGGTAAACAGGTGCCGGAAATCATTCTGCTGAACAGCCATGACGGTTCAAGCAGCTACCAGATGTTGCCGGGACTGTTTCGCGCGGTGTGTCAAAACGGATTGATTTGCGGAGAGTCATTTGGCGAAGTCCGAGTTTCTCATAAAGGGGACGTGGTCGGCAAAGTGATTGAAGGGGCTTATGAAGTACTCGGGGTTTTTGACCGGGTGGAAGAGAAGCGGGATGCGATGCAGTCGCTGTTGTTACCACCACCAGCCCGGCAGGCACTGGCGAAAGCCGCTATTTCCTATCGGTTCGGAGAAGAACATCAGCCGGTAACCGAAGCGCAAATTCTGTCGCCACGACGTTGGCAGGATGAAAGTCATGACCTGTGGACCACGTATCAGCGCATACAGGAAAACCTGATAAAAGGCGGGCTATATGGGAGAAATACGCAAGGTAAACCCATGCACACCCGGGCAGTGAAAGGAATTGACAGCGATGTGAAGCTCAATCGTTCCCTGTGGGTAATGGCGGAGAACATGCTGTCACTGTGTTCATAG